Proteins encoded within one genomic window of Anopheles gambiae chromosome 3, idAnoGambNW_F1_1, whole genome shotgun sequence:
- the LOC1280357 gene encoding echinoderm microtubule-associated protein-like 2 isoform X3 has product MIKYHRVQSLEEMLETEKAGLVERVYDLERQVLEHKDEIVCLKSTLADVLRRLATIDNSYENSTSGSGRGGTGTPAAGGAGGGSGGHHTVSDNVSASGQNSLSSKSFRFSRNTLTRLNSTVDEKRFGRVPSRVTSSPSRVKTNLAQKAIHYSNGSLHSDSMSSHSISPAPSPSPRQPNASAVANSHHALLASSGGMGKRWSSTGDFISTPGSPSGTGSSGSMSRFSAKSLLNLSGNSSRQGQTHPYVQRKNEDDEYVKLYISGRPIVIHLPEAQLSTYELTKVQPAPNRRLRLDWAYGYRGKDCRSNLYQLPTGEMVYFVAAVVILYNMDEHTQRHYLGHTDDVKSLAVHPNKLLVASGQCGGHEGRDSLPHILIWNSVSLATLNMIGCGEFTGSINCLSFSRADSGSILAAIDDSPDKIISIWDWQKKEGGRKITETKCSVDTVVAVEFHPLDKGQIITIGKNHIAFWSLDQNGMLYKRMGVFESFEKPKYVTAISFTQTGDVVTGDSSGNLAVWKRGTNVISRFLKKVHEGPVFSICALRNGGFVTGGKDGLLLLFDDALHIKAEQIVEAHFGAVRVVAEGKGSQLLIGTTKNCILSGDFTLSLVPIVMGHTDILWSLATHPQVAQFVTGGRDRLLQLWDSLSHSVVWSKDIGEPIHAVQIANAGDVIVAGGVGGRWSVFDIVTRELLATYTDGQEVIQCMQFSPDGNLLAVGSKDNCIYIYQCTKVAHRFSKIGKCTGHSSFISHLDWSKDSQVLRSNSGDYEILYWNPTLCRQITSQSTVKNLEWATQNCSVSFETIGIWPENFDGTDINSVCKDGEEQFLVCADDFGKIRLFSFPASQPKSLSHSYRGHSSHVTAVQFMHDGVRLLSAGGMDTSVLQWRVV; this is encoded by the exons ATGATAAAGTATCATCGGGTGCAATCATTAG AGGAAATGCTGGAAACCGAAAAGGCCGGCCTAGTGGAGCGAGTGTACGATCTCGAGCGGCAGGTACTGGAGCACAAGGATGAGATCGTCTGTCTCAAGTCCACGCTGGCCGATGTATTACGTCGGCTGGCCACAATAGATAACAGCTACGAGAACAGCACGAGCGGCAGCGGTCGCGGCGGTACCGGGACGCCTGCTGCGGGCGGTGCGGGAGGAGGCAGCGGCGGACATCATACGGTCAGCGATAACGTTTCCGCCAGTGGGCAGAATAGTTTATCCAGCAAAAGTTTTCGCTTCTCCCGCAACACACTCACGAGGC TAAATTCCACCGTGGATGAAAAACGCTTCGGTCGCGTCCCGTCGCGGGTGACCAGCTCGCCGTCCCGCGTAAAGACGAACCTCGCGCAAAAGGCCATCCACTATTCGAACGGCTCGCTGCACTCCGACTCGATGAGCAGTCATTCGATCTCGCCCGCCCCGTCCCCTTCGCCGCGGCAACCGAATGCGTCCGCCGTGGCCAACTCGCACCATGCCCTGCTCGCGTCGTCCGGCGGCATGGGCAAGCGGTGGTCCTCGACGGGGGATTTCATCAGCACACCCGGCAGCCCGAGCGGCACCGGAAGCAGTGGAAG CATGTCGAGGTTTTCGGCCAAATCACTGCTGAATCTCAGTGGCAACTCCAGCCGCCAGGGCCAAACGCATCCGTACGTGCAGCGCAAGAACGAGGACGACGAGTACGTGAAGCTGTACATCAGCGGCCGGCCGATCGTAATTCACCTTCCCGAAGCACAACTGTCCACGTACGAGCTGACGAAGGTGCAGCCGGCCCCGAACAGACGCTTGCGGCTCGATTGGGCCTACGGCTACCGCGGCAAGGACTGTCGGTCCAATCTGTACCAGCTACCGACCGGCGAGATGGTGTACTTTGTGGCAGCCGTCGTCATCCTGTACAACATGGACGAGCACACGCAGCGTCACTACCTGGGGCACACGGATGACGTGAAGAGCCTGGCCGTCCATCCGAACAAGCTGCTGGTGGCCAGCGGTCAGTGCGGTGGACATGAAGGGCGCGATTCGCTACCTCACATCCTCATCTGGAACTCGGTCTCGTTGGCCACGCTCAACATGATCGGTTGCGGCGAGTTTACCGGTTCGATCAACTGCCTTTCCTTCAGCCGAGCGGACAGTGGCAGCATTCTGGCCGCAATCGATGATTCGCCGGACAAGATCATCTCCATCTGGGACTGGCAGAAGAAGGAGGGCGGCCGCAAGATCACCGAAACCAAGTGCTCGGTCGATACGGTGGTGGCGGTCGAGTTTCACCCCCTCGATAAGGGACAGATCATTACGATAGGGAAAAATCATATCGCCTTTTGGTCGCTCGACCAGAACGGCATGCTGTACAAGCGGATGGGCGTGTTCGAGAGCTTCGAGAAGCCCAAGTACGTGACGGCCATCTCGTTCACGCAGACGGGCGACGTCGTGACCGGCGATTCGAGCGGCAATCTGGCCGTGTGGAAGCGGGGCACCAACGTTATCAGTCGCTTCCTGAAGAAGGTGCACGAGGGACCGGTGTTCTCGATCTGTGCCCTGCGCAATGGGGGCTTTGTGACGGGCGGCAAGGatggactgctgctgctgttcgacgACGCGCTCCACATCAAGGCGGAACAGATCGTCGAAGCACACTTCGGAGCGGTGCGAGTCGTAGCGGAGGGCAAGGGCTCGCAGCTGCTCATCGGTACGACGAAGAACTGCATACTTTCCGGCGACTTTACCCTCAGCCTCGTGCCGATCGTGATGGGCCACACGGACATTCTGTGGTCGCTGGCAACGCATCCGCAGGTGGCACAGTTCGTCACCGGCGGGCGGGACAGGTTGCTGCAGCTGTGGGACTCGCTGTCGCACTCGGTCGTGTGGAGCAAGGACATCGGCGAACCGATCCACGCGGTCCAGATAGCGAATGCGGGCGACGTGATTGTGGCGGGCGGTGTCGGTGGCCGTTGGTCGGTGTTCGATATCGTAACCCGGGAGCTGTTGGCCACGTACACGGACGGGCAGGAGGTGATACAGTGCATGCAGTTCTCACCCGACGGTAATCTGCTGGCGGTCGGCTCCAAAGACAACTGCATCTACATCTACCAGTGCACGAAGGTGGCGCACCGGTTTTCCAAGATTGGAAAGTGCACG GGTCATTCTAGTTTCATATCACATCTCGATTGGTCCAAGGACAGTCAAGTGTTGCGATCGAACTCGGGCGACTACGAAATACTATACT GGAATCCCACGCTTTGCCGCCAAATAACGAGCCAAAGCACGGTGAAGAACCTTGAATGGGCCACCCAGAACTGCTCGGTCAGCTTTGAAACGATCGGCATTTGGCCGGAAAATTTCGACGGCACGGACATCAACAGTGTGTGCAAGGACGGCGAGGAGCAGTTCCTGGTTTGTGCCGATGATTTCGGCAAAATTCGACTGTTTAGTTTCCCAGCATCGCAGCCAAAG TCGCTATCGCATAGTTACAGGGGACACAGCAGCCATGTAACTGCGGTACAGTTTATGCACGATGGCGTCCGTCTTCTGTCGGCCGGCGGTATGGACACAAGTGTACTGCAGTGGCGAGTAGTGTAA
- the LOC1280357 gene encoding echinoderm microtubule-associated protein-like 2 isoform X1: MSNETDQETAATTGEGGGDIVKSSTMMSTQHQHHHHHHIMSTSVEEVDEQVLEMTQSTTTVSSSNSSSGNTTNNIHSRAQKSYKNLHEFSEEMLETEKAGLVERVYDLERQVLEHKDEIVCLKSTLADVLRRLATIDNSYENSTSGSGRGGTGTPAAGGAGGGSGGHHTVSDNVSASGQNSLSSKSFRFSRNTLTRLNSTVDEKRFGRVPSRVTSSPSRVKTNLAQKAIHYSNGSLHSDSMSSHSISPAPSPSPRQPNASAVANSHHALLASSGGMGKRWSSTGDFISTPGSPSGTGSSGSMSRFSAKSLLNLSGNSSRQGQTHPYVQRKNEDDEYVKLYISGRPIVIHLPEAQLSTYELTKVQPAPNRRLRLDWAYGYRGKDCRSNLYQLPTGEMVYFVAAVVILYNMDEHTQRHYLGHTDDVKSLAVHPNKLLVASGQCGGHEGRDSLPHILIWNSVSLATLNMIGCGEFTGSINCLSFSRADSGSILAAIDDSPDKIISIWDWQKKEGGRKITETKCSVDTVVAVEFHPLDKGQIITIGKNHIAFWSLDQNGMLYKRMGVFESFEKPKYVTAISFTQTGDVVTGDSSGNLAVWKRGTNVISRFLKKVHEGPVFSICALRNGGFVTGGKDGLLLLFDDALHIKAEQIVEAHFGAVRVVAEGKGSQLLIGTTKNCILSGDFTLSLVPIVMGHTDILWSLATHPQVAQFVTGGRDRLLQLWDSLSHSVVWSKDIGEPIHAVQIANAGDVIVAGGVGGRWSVFDIVTRELLATYTDGQEVIQCMQFSPDGNLLAVGSKDNCIYIYQCTKVAHRFSKIGKCTGHSSFISHLDWSKDSQVLRSNSGDYEILYWNPTLCRQITSQSTVKNLEWATQNCSVSFETIGIWPENFDGTDINSVCKDGEEQFLVCADDFGKIRLFSFPASQPKSLSHSYRGHSSHVTAVQFMHDGVRLLSAGGMDTSVLQWRVV, translated from the exons ATGAGCAACGAAACTGACCAGGAAACGGCTGCTACGACTGGCGAAGGAGGAGGGGATATTGTTAAAAGCTCCACCATGATGTCGACTCAACAtcaacatcaccatcatcatcacataaTGTCCACCAGCGTGGAGGAGGTGGATGAGCAGGTACTGGAGATGACACAGTCAACGACcaccgtcagcagcagcaacagcagcagcggcaataCCACCAACAACATCCACAGCCGGGCGCAAAAGTCATACAAAAATTTGCATGAATTTTCAG AGGAAATGCTGGAAACCGAAAAGGCCGGCCTAGTGGAGCGAGTGTACGATCTCGAGCGGCAGGTACTGGAGCACAAGGATGAGATCGTCTGTCTCAAGTCCACGCTGGCCGATGTATTACGTCGGCTGGCCACAATAGATAACAGCTACGAGAACAGCACGAGCGGCAGCGGTCGCGGCGGTACCGGGACGCCTGCTGCGGGCGGTGCGGGAGGAGGCAGCGGCGGACATCATACGGTCAGCGATAACGTTTCCGCCAGTGGGCAGAATAGTTTATCCAGCAAAAGTTTTCGCTTCTCCCGCAACACACTCACGAGGC TAAATTCCACCGTGGATGAAAAACGCTTCGGTCGCGTCCCGTCGCGGGTGACCAGCTCGCCGTCCCGCGTAAAGACGAACCTCGCGCAAAAGGCCATCCACTATTCGAACGGCTCGCTGCACTCCGACTCGATGAGCAGTCATTCGATCTCGCCCGCCCCGTCCCCTTCGCCGCGGCAACCGAATGCGTCCGCCGTGGCCAACTCGCACCATGCCCTGCTCGCGTCGTCCGGCGGCATGGGCAAGCGGTGGTCCTCGACGGGGGATTTCATCAGCACACCCGGCAGCCCGAGCGGCACCGGAAGCAGTGGAAG CATGTCGAGGTTTTCGGCCAAATCACTGCTGAATCTCAGTGGCAACTCCAGCCGCCAGGGCCAAACGCATCCGTACGTGCAGCGCAAGAACGAGGACGACGAGTACGTGAAGCTGTACATCAGCGGCCGGCCGATCGTAATTCACCTTCCCGAAGCACAACTGTCCACGTACGAGCTGACGAAGGTGCAGCCGGCCCCGAACAGACGCTTGCGGCTCGATTGGGCCTACGGCTACCGCGGCAAGGACTGTCGGTCCAATCTGTACCAGCTACCGACCGGCGAGATGGTGTACTTTGTGGCAGCCGTCGTCATCCTGTACAACATGGACGAGCACACGCAGCGTCACTACCTGGGGCACACGGATGACGTGAAGAGCCTGGCCGTCCATCCGAACAAGCTGCTGGTGGCCAGCGGTCAGTGCGGTGGACATGAAGGGCGCGATTCGCTACCTCACATCCTCATCTGGAACTCGGTCTCGTTGGCCACGCTCAACATGATCGGTTGCGGCGAGTTTACCGGTTCGATCAACTGCCTTTCCTTCAGCCGAGCGGACAGTGGCAGCATTCTGGCCGCAATCGATGATTCGCCGGACAAGATCATCTCCATCTGGGACTGGCAGAAGAAGGAGGGCGGCCGCAAGATCACCGAAACCAAGTGCTCGGTCGATACGGTGGTGGCGGTCGAGTTTCACCCCCTCGATAAGGGACAGATCATTACGATAGGGAAAAATCATATCGCCTTTTGGTCGCTCGACCAGAACGGCATGCTGTACAAGCGGATGGGCGTGTTCGAGAGCTTCGAGAAGCCCAAGTACGTGACGGCCATCTCGTTCACGCAGACGGGCGACGTCGTGACCGGCGATTCGAGCGGCAATCTGGCCGTGTGGAAGCGGGGCACCAACGTTATCAGTCGCTTCCTGAAGAAGGTGCACGAGGGACCGGTGTTCTCGATCTGTGCCCTGCGCAATGGGGGCTTTGTGACGGGCGGCAAGGatggactgctgctgctgttcgacgACGCGCTCCACATCAAGGCGGAACAGATCGTCGAAGCACACTTCGGAGCGGTGCGAGTCGTAGCGGAGGGCAAGGGCTCGCAGCTGCTCATCGGTACGACGAAGAACTGCATACTTTCCGGCGACTTTACCCTCAGCCTCGTGCCGATCGTGATGGGCCACACGGACATTCTGTGGTCGCTGGCAACGCATCCGCAGGTGGCACAGTTCGTCACCGGCGGGCGGGACAGGTTGCTGCAGCTGTGGGACTCGCTGTCGCACTCGGTCGTGTGGAGCAAGGACATCGGCGAACCGATCCACGCGGTCCAGATAGCGAATGCGGGCGACGTGATTGTGGCGGGCGGTGTCGGTGGCCGTTGGTCGGTGTTCGATATCGTAACCCGGGAGCTGTTGGCCACGTACACGGACGGGCAGGAGGTGATACAGTGCATGCAGTTCTCACCCGACGGTAATCTGCTGGCGGTCGGCTCCAAAGACAACTGCATCTACATCTACCAGTGCACGAAGGTGGCGCACCGGTTTTCCAAGATTGGAAAGTGCACG GGTCATTCTAGTTTCATATCACATCTCGATTGGTCCAAGGACAGTCAAGTGTTGCGATCGAACTCGGGCGACTACGAAATACTATACT GGAATCCCACGCTTTGCCGCCAAATAACGAGCCAAAGCACGGTGAAGAACCTTGAATGGGCCACCCAGAACTGCTCGGTCAGCTTTGAAACGATCGGCATTTGGCCGGAAAATTTCGACGGCACGGACATCAACAGTGTGTGCAAGGACGGCGAGGAGCAGTTCCTGGTTTGTGCCGATGATTTCGGCAAAATTCGACTGTTTAGTTTCCCAGCATCGCAGCCAAAG TCGCTATCGCATAGTTACAGGGGACACAGCAGCCATGTAACTGCGGTACAGTTTATGCACGATGGCGTCCGTCTTCTGTCGGCCGGCGGTATGGACACAAGTGTACTGCAGTGGCGAGTAGTGTAA
- the LOC1280357 gene encoding echinoderm microtubule-associated protein-like 2 isoform X2, giving the protein MSAVQPVLSTADTAKKTMDVSNGSKEWQEMLETEKAGLVERVYDLERQVLEHKDEIVCLKSTLADVLRRLATIDNSYENSTSGSGRGGTGTPAAGGAGGGSGGHHTVSDNVSASGQNSLSSKSFRFSRNTLTRLNSTVDEKRFGRVPSRVTSSPSRVKTNLAQKAIHYSNGSLHSDSMSSHSISPAPSPSPRQPNASAVANSHHALLASSGGMGKRWSSTGDFISTPGSPSGTGSSGSMSRFSAKSLLNLSGNSSRQGQTHPYVQRKNEDDEYVKLYISGRPIVIHLPEAQLSTYELTKVQPAPNRRLRLDWAYGYRGKDCRSNLYQLPTGEMVYFVAAVVILYNMDEHTQRHYLGHTDDVKSLAVHPNKLLVASGQCGGHEGRDSLPHILIWNSVSLATLNMIGCGEFTGSINCLSFSRADSGSILAAIDDSPDKIISIWDWQKKEGGRKITETKCSVDTVVAVEFHPLDKGQIITIGKNHIAFWSLDQNGMLYKRMGVFESFEKPKYVTAISFTQTGDVVTGDSSGNLAVWKRGTNVISRFLKKVHEGPVFSICALRNGGFVTGGKDGLLLLFDDALHIKAEQIVEAHFGAVRVVAEGKGSQLLIGTTKNCILSGDFTLSLVPIVMGHTDILWSLATHPQVAQFVTGGRDRLLQLWDSLSHSVVWSKDIGEPIHAVQIANAGDVIVAGGVGGRWSVFDIVTRELLATYTDGQEVIQCMQFSPDGNLLAVGSKDNCIYIYQCTKVAHRFSKIGKCTGHSSFISHLDWSKDSQVLRSNSGDYEILYWNPTLCRQITSQSTVKNLEWATQNCSVSFETIGIWPENFDGTDINSVCKDGEEQFLVCADDFGKIRLFSFPASQPKSLSHSYRGHSSHVTAVQFMHDGVRLLSAGGMDTSVLQWRVV; this is encoded by the exons ATGTCCGCAGTACAGCCCGTGTTGTCAACAGCGGACACCGCGAAGAAGACGATGGATGTGTCGAACGGTTCCAAAGAATGGc AGGAAATGCTGGAAACCGAAAAGGCCGGCCTAGTGGAGCGAGTGTACGATCTCGAGCGGCAGGTACTGGAGCACAAGGATGAGATCGTCTGTCTCAAGTCCACGCTGGCCGATGTATTACGTCGGCTGGCCACAATAGATAACAGCTACGAGAACAGCACGAGCGGCAGCGGTCGCGGCGGTACCGGGACGCCTGCTGCGGGCGGTGCGGGAGGAGGCAGCGGCGGACATCATACGGTCAGCGATAACGTTTCCGCCAGTGGGCAGAATAGTTTATCCAGCAAAAGTTTTCGCTTCTCCCGCAACACACTCACGAGGC TAAATTCCACCGTGGATGAAAAACGCTTCGGTCGCGTCCCGTCGCGGGTGACCAGCTCGCCGTCCCGCGTAAAGACGAACCTCGCGCAAAAGGCCATCCACTATTCGAACGGCTCGCTGCACTCCGACTCGATGAGCAGTCATTCGATCTCGCCCGCCCCGTCCCCTTCGCCGCGGCAACCGAATGCGTCCGCCGTGGCCAACTCGCACCATGCCCTGCTCGCGTCGTCCGGCGGCATGGGCAAGCGGTGGTCCTCGACGGGGGATTTCATCAGCACACCCGGCAGCCCGAGCGGCACCGGAAGCAGTGGAAG CATGTCGAGGTTTTCGGCCAAATCACTGCTGAATCTCAGTGGCAACTCCAGCCGCCAGGGCCAAACGCATCCGTACGTGCAGCGCAAGAACGAGGACGACGAGTACGTGAAGCTGTACATCAGCGGCCGGCCGATCGTAATTCACCTTCCCGAAGCACAACTGTCCACGTACGAGCTGACGAAGGTGCAGCCGGCCCCGAACAGACGCTTGCGGCTCGATTGGGCCTACGGCTACCGCGGCAAGGACTGTCGGTCCAATCTGTACCAGCTACCGACCGGCGAGATGGTGTACTTTGTGGCAGCCGTCGTCATCCTGTACAACATGGACGAGCACACGCAGCGTCACTACCTGGGGCACACGGATGACGTGAAGAGCCTGGCCGTCCATCCGAACAAGCTGCTGGTGGCCAGCGGTCAGTGCGGTGGACATGAAGGGCGCGATTCGCTACCTCACATCCTCATCTGGAACTCGGTCTCGTTGGCCACGCTCAACATGATCGGTTGCGGCGAGTTTACCGGTTCGATCAACTGCCTTTCCTTCAGCCGAGCGGACAGTGGCAGCATTCTGGCCGCAATCGATGATTCGCCGGACAAGATCATCTCCATCTGGGACTGGCAGAAGAAGGAGGGCGGCCGCAAGATCACCGAAACCAAGTGCTCGGTCGATACGGTGGTGGCGGTCGAGTTTCACCCCCTCGATAAGGGACAGATCATTACGATAGGGAAAAATCATATCGCCTTTTGGTCGCTCGACCAGAACGGCATGCTGTACAAGCGGATGGGCGTGTTCGAGAGCTTCGAGAAGCCCAAGTACGTGACGGCCATCTCGTTCACGCAGACGGGCGACGTCGTGACCGGCGATTCGAGCGGCAATCTGGCCGTGTGGAAGCGGGGCACCAACGTTATCAGTCGCTTCCTGAAGAAGGTGCACGAGGGACCGGTGTTCTCGATCTGTGCCCTGCGCAATGGGGGCTTTGTGACGGGCGGCAAGGatggactgctgctgctgttcgacgACGCGCTCCACATCAAGGCGGAACAGATCGTCGAAGCACACTTCGGAGCGGTGCGAGTCGTAGCGGAGGGCAAGGGCTCGCAGCTGCTCATCGGTACGACGAAGAACTGCATACTTTCCGGCGACTTTACCCTCAGCCTCGTGCCGATCGTGATGGGCCACACGGACATTCTGTGGTCGCTGGCAACGCATCCGCAGGTGGCACAGTTCGTCACCGGCGGGCGGGACAGGTTGCTGCAGCTGTGGGACTCGCTGTCGCACTCGGTCGTGTGGAGCAAGGACATCGGCGAACCGATCCACGCGGTCCAGATAGCGAATGCGGGCGACGTGATTGTGGCGGGCGGTGTCGGTGGCCGTTGGTCGGTGTTCGATATCGTAACCCGGGAGCTGTTGGCCACGTACACGGACGGGCAGGAGGTGATACAGTGCATGCAGTTCTCACCCGACGGTAATCTGCTGGCGGTCGGCTCCAAAGACAACTGCATCTACATCTACCAGTGCACGAAGGTGGCGCACCGGTTTTCCAAGATTGGAAAGTGCACG GGTCATTCTAGTTTCATATCACATCTCGATTGGTCCAAGGACAGTCAAGTGTTGCGATCGAACTCGGGCGACTACGAAATACTATACT GGAATCCCACGCTTTGCCGCCAAATAACGAGCCAAAGCACGGTGAAGAACCTTGAATGGGCCACCCAGAACTGCTCGGTCAGCTTTGAAACGATCGGCATTTGGCCGGAAAATTTCGACGGCACGGACATCAACAGTGTGTGCAAGGACGGCGAGGAGCAGTTCCTGGTTTGTGCCGATGATTTCGGCAAAATTCGACTGTTTAGTTTCCCAGCATCGCAGCCAAAG TCGCTATCGCATAGTTACAGGGGACACAGCAGCCATGTAACTGCGGTACAGTTTATGCACGATGGCGTCCGTCTTCTGTCGGCCGGCGGTATGGACACAAGTGTACTGCAGTGGCGAGTAGTGTAA
- the LOC1280356 gene encoding MD-2-related lipid-recognition protein, whose protein sequence is MICWLPCQSLLIASSSSITVGVSPCVPSQVKMKYFQTVAIVALCLNVAWAEVVNFKKCPGEEKCTIHEVSISPCPEAAEGVACTVYRGTNVSISFDFTPEFAANELTADVSWTQPNFDLPFVGMDTAACKSTKCPTVSGTRQTYAYDLPIKKSYPPKHYDVKWKLTGENSESCCFIVQINITKKSKRT, encoded by the exons ATGATCTGTTGGCTGCCATGTCAGTCTTTACTGAttgctagcagcagcagcatcactgTTGGCGTGAGTCCGTGTGTTCCTTCTCAAGTGAAAATGAAGTACTTTCAAACAGTCGCTATTGTGGCATTGTGCCTCAATGTGGCTTGGGCAGAAGTAGTAAACTTTAAGAAATGTCCCGGTGAAG agaAATGTACAATCCATGAGGTTTCGATCTCGCCCTGCCCGGAAGCGGCGGAAGGAGTTGCCTGCACCGTGTACCGTGGAACGAACGTTAGCATATCGTTCGATTTTACCCCCG AGTTTGCCGCAAACGAGCTGACTGCCGATGTGTCCTGGACTCAGCCAAACTTTGATCTGCCCTTCGTTGGCATGGACACGGCAGCCTGCAAGTCTACCAAGTGTCCCACGGTGTCCGGCACTCGGCAAACGTACGCCTACGATTTGCCCATCAAGAAGTCTTACCCTCCG AAACACTACGACGTGAAGTGGAAGCTGACCGGCGAGAACAGCGAATCATGCTGCTTCATCGTGCAGATCAACATTACCAAGAAGAGCAAGCGCACTTAG